A region of Pan troglodytes isolate AG18354 chromosome 23, NHGRI_mPanTro3-v2.0_pri, whole genome shotgun sequence DNA encodes the following proteins:
- the DRG1 gene encoding developmentally-regulated GTP-binding protein 1 → MSSTLAKIAEIEAEMARTQKNKATAHHLGLLKARLAKLRRELITPKGGGGGGPGEGFDVAKTGDARIGFVGFPSVGKSTLLSNLAGVYSEVAAYEFTTLTTVPGVIRYKGAKIQLLDLPGIIEGAKDGKGRGRQVIAVARTCNLILIVLDVLKPLGHKKIIENELEGFGIRLNSKPPNIGFKKKDKGGINLTATCPQSELDAETVKSILAEYKIHNADVTLRSDATADDLIDVVEGNRVYIPCIYVLNKIDQISIEELDIIYKVPHCVPISAHHRWNFDDLLEKIWDYLKLVRIYTKPKGQLPDYTSPVVLPYSRTTVEDFCMKIHKNLIKEFKYALVWGLSVKHNPQKVGKDHTLEDEDVIQIVKK, encoded by the exons ATGAGCAGCACCTTAGCTAAGATCGCGGAGATAGAAGCAGAG ATGGCTCGGACTCAAAAGAACAAGGCCACAGCACACCACTTAGGGCTGCTTAAGGCTCGTCTTGCTAAGCTTCGTCGAGAACTCATTACTCCaaagggtggtggtggtggaggtccAGGAGAAG GTTTTGATGTGGCCAAGACAGGTGATGCTCGAATTGGATTTGTTGGTTTTCCATCTGTGGGGAAGTCAACACTGCTTAGTAACCTGGCAGGGGTATATTCTGAGGTGGCAGCCTATGAATTCACTACTCtgaccactgtgcctggtgtcATCAGATACAAAGGTGCCAAGATCCAG CTCCTGGATCTCCCAGGTATCATTGAAGGTGCCAAGGATGGGAAAGGTAGAGGTCGTCAAGTCATTGCAG TGGCCCGAACCTGTAACTTGATCTTGATTGTTCTGGATGTCCTGAAACCTTTGGGACATAAGAAGATAATTGAAAATGAGCTGGAAGGCTTTGGCATTCGCTTGAACAGCAAACCCCCCAACATTGGCTTTAAGAAGAAGGACAAGGGAGGCATTAATCTCACAGCCACT TGCCCCCAGAGTGAGCTGGATGCTGAGACTGTGAAGAGCATTCTGGCTGAATACAAGATTCATAATGCCGATGTGACTCTACGTAGTGATGCTACAGCTGATGACCTCATTGATGTGGTGGAAGGAAACAG AGTTTATATCCCCTGTATCTATGTGTTAAATAAGATTGACCAAATCTCCATTGAGGAATTGGATATCATCTATAAGGTGCCTCACTGTGTACCCATCTCTGCCCATCACCGCTGGAATTTTGATGACCTATTGGAAAAGATCTGGGACTATCTGAAACTAGTGAGAAT TTACACCAAACCCAAAGGCCAGTTACCAGATTACACATCCCCAGTGGTGCTTCCTTACTCCAGGACCACAGTGGAGGATTTCTGCATGAAGATTCACAAAAATCTTATCAAAGAATTTAAATA TGCTTTGGTCTGGGGTCTCTCTGTGAAACACAATCCTCAGAAAGTGGGTAAAGACCATACGTTGGAGGACGAGGATGTCATTCAAATTGTGAAGAAGTGA